From the genome of Bubalus bubalis isolate 160015118507 breed Murrah chromosome 2, NDDB_SH_1, whole genome shotgun sequence, one region includes:
- the CNPY3 gene encoding protein canopy homolog 3 isoform X3, protein MASWTGRLQASNIPSPFQSPPDDLSPSQLCLPVGEPCRDLRLIEVTETICKRLLDYSLHKERTGSNRFAKGMSETFETLHNLVHKGVKVVMDIPYELWNETSAEVADLKKQAAWQNSGLARRGTQPPWEARNPRRRAAGPRPWAVAAANRGRSWATSTETPAPRRTRASRRLPRSHTAPLTSSEPNPVAPADREPELGAQGSGPPASADGAAQGLSDACLASAASCRGNSSPGRTGIRCGQPGPASSLCPAFLSRPRLQAGPVISGLPRIPV, encoded by the exons CATTTCAGAGCCCCCCTGATGACCTATctccctcccagctctgccttcCCGTTGGTGAGCCGTGCAG GGACTTAAGGTTAATTGAAGTCACGGAGACCATTTGCAAGCGGCTCCTGGACTACAGCCTGCACAAGGAGAGGACCGGCAGCAACCGATTTGCTAAG GGCATGTCAGAGACCTTTGAGACGCTACACAACCTGGTGCACAAAGGGGTCAAGGTGGTGATGGACATCCCCTACGAGCTGTGGAACGAGACCTCGGCAGAGGTGGCCGACCTCAAGAAGCAG GCTGCCTGGCAGAACAGTGGTCTGGCAAGAAGGGGGACACAGCCGCCCTGGGAGGCAAGAAATCCAAGAAGAAGAGCGGCCGGGCCAAGGCCTTGGGCGGTGGCAGCAGCAAACAGAGGAAGGAGCTGGGCGACCTCGACGGAGACCCCAGCCCCGAGGAGGACGAGGGCATCCAGAAGGCTTCCCCGCTCACACACAGCCCCCCTGACGAGCTCTGAGCCTAACCCAGTGGCTCCTGCTGACCGAGAGCCTGAGCTGGGAGCCCAAGGGTCTGGGCCCCCAGCTTCCGCAGATGGAGCAGCGCAGGGCCTCAGCGATGCCTGCCTGGCCAGTGCCGCCTCCTGCCGTGGAAACTCCAGCCCCGGGAGAACTGGGATCCGCTGCGGGCAGCCAGGGCCGGcctcttccctctgcccagcGTTCCTATCCCGACCCAGACTTCAGGCGGGCCCCGTGATCTCAGGACTGCCCAGGATTCCAGTGTGA
- the CNPY3 gene encoding protein canopy homolog 3 isoform X2, whose amino-acid sequence MIHTYSCLCGGGGEAVFVCVVACVHLCGLWETEETGSVLSLWRRPRWWAEVISYRTKSLPCLGCSSSQQGKGMSETFETLHNLVHKGVKVVMDIPYELWNETSAEVADLKKQAAWQNSGLARRGTQPPWEARNPRRRAAGPRPWAVAAANRGRSWATSTETPAPRRTRASRRLPRSHTAPLTSSEPNPVAPADREPELGAQGSGPPASADGAAQGLSDACLASAASCRGNSSPGRTGIRCGQPGPASSLCPAFLSRPRLQAGPVISGLPRIPV is encoded by the exons atgatacatacatacagtTGCTTGTGCGGGGGTGGAGGAGAGGCTGTTTTTGTGTGCGTAGTGGCTTGTGTCCACTTGTGTGGTCTCTGGGAGACAGAAGAAACAGGTAGTGTGTTGTCTCTGTGGAGAAGACCTAGGTGGTGGGCAGAAGTAATTTCGTACAGAACCAAGAGTCTTCCCTGCCTTGGCTGTTCTTCTTCCCAGCAAGGAAAG GGCATGTCAGAGACCTTTGAGACGCTACACAACCTGGTGCACAAAGGGGTCAAGGTGGTGATGGACATCCCCTACGAGCTGTGGAACGAGACCTCGGCAGAGGTGGCCGACCTCAAGAAGCAG GCTGCCTGGCAGAACAGTGGTCTGGCAAGAAGGGGGACACAGCCGCCCTGGGAGGCAAGAAATCCAAGAAGAAGAGCGGCCGGGCCAAGGCCTTGGGCGGTGGCAGCAGCAAACAGAGGAAGGAGCTGGGCGACCTCGACGGAGACCCCAGCCCCGAGGAGGACGAGGGCATCCAGAAGGCTTCCCCGCTCACACACAGCCCCCCTGACGAGCTCTGAGCCTAACCCAGTGGCTCCTGCTGACCGAGAGCCTGAGCTGGGAGCCCAAGGGTCTGGGCCCCCAGCTTCCGCAGATGGAGCAGCGCAGGGCCTCAGCGATGCCTGCCTGGCCAGTGCCGCCTCCTGCCGTGGAAACTCCAGCCCCGGGAGAACTGGGATCCGCTGCGGGCAGCCAGGGCCGGcctcttccctctgcccagcGTTCCTATCCCGACCCAGACTTCAGGCGGGCCCCGTGATCTCAGGACTGCCCAGGATTCCAGTGTGA